A genomic window from Tolypothrix sp. PCC 7910 includes:
- a CDS encoding ArsI/CadI family heavy metal resistance metalloenzyme: MSVLKTHVALNVTNIEKSIEFYRAMFGVEPVKYKADYAKFDIPNPALNLTLNLTDSVQSGGALSHLGVQVESTQAVEAAIQRFTEAGLALFTEENTNCCYALQDKVWVTDPDGNRWEVFVVKVADTAPEENIKANANSSEIAPGLKKPCCA; this comes from the coding sequence ATGTCAGTTCTCAAAACTCATGTGGCTTTGAATGTTACCAATATTGAAAAGTCAATAGAATTTTATCGAGCGATGTTTGGCGTAGAACCTGTGAAATATAAAGCTGACTACGCTAAATTCGATATTCCCAACCCAGCCTTAAACCTAACATTGAACCTAACTGATAGTGTGCAATCAGGCGGTGCATTATCTCATTTAGGTGTGCAGGTAGAAAGTACACAAGCAGTAGAAGCTGCAATCCAACGATTTACAGAAGCTGGACTAGCATTATTTACCGAAGAGAATACTAACTGCTGCTATGCTTTGCAAGACAAGGTATGGGTAACCGATCCCGATGGTAATCGCTGGGAAGTCTTTGTAGTGAAGGTAGCAGATACAGCACCAGAGGAGAATATTAAAGCTAATGCTAACTCTTCAGAAATAGCACCAGGTTTGAAAAAGCCTTGTTGTGCTTAA
- the arsC gene encoding arsenate reductase, glutathione/glutaredoxin type: MKRVMFVCKKNSRRSQMAEGFARTFGEGKILVSSSGLAASEVDLVTIEVMSEIGIDISHQTSQALSDFNPQDYDAVISLCGCGVNLPQEWVLREVFEDWHLDDPEGESIATFRRVRDQVKQRVVNLIEALSAKV, encoded by the coding sequence ATGAAACGCGTAATGTTTGTTTGCAAAAAGAATTCTCGCCGTTCCCAAATGGCAGAGGGTTTTGCACGCACTTTCGGAGAAGGAAAAATTCTTGTCTCTAGTTCAGGTTTAGCCGCCAGTGAGGTAGATCTCGTAACTATAGAAGTGATGTCAGAAATTGGAATTGATATCAGCCATCAAACTTCTCAAGCTTTAAGTGACTTCAATCCCCAAGATTATGATGCTGTAATTTCTTTATGTGGTTGTGGCGTAAACTTACCGCAAGAATGGGTATTACGTGAAGTCTTTGAAGATTGGCATCTTGACGATCCCGAAGGCGAATCAATTGCTACCTTTCGTCGCGTTCGCGATCAAGTCAAGCAAAGAGTCGTGAATTTAATCGAGGCTCTGAGTGCAAAAGTATAA
- a CDS encoding DUF167 domain-containing protein — translation MQKQVKVKPNSKQQKIEEQADGSLNVHLKSPPVDGKANEELIKLLAEKFKVPKSYITIKSGATSRQKLVEIDTET, via the coding sequence ATGCAAAAACAAGTTAAAGTAAAACCTAATTCCAAACAGCAAAAAATTGAAGAACAAGCTGATGGTAGTTTGAATGTACATTTAAAATCTCCACCAGTAGATGGAAAAGCTAATGAAGAGTTAATTAAACTACTGGCTGAAAAATTTAAAGTACCAAAATCTTATATCACAATTAAGTCTGGTGCTACTTCTCGGCAAAAATTGGTAGAAATTGACACTGAAACTTAG
- a CDS encoding glutathione S-transferase family protein, giving the protein METLRLYDFLPSGNGYKIRLLLTQIGMPFERIELNITKGETRTPEFLSKNPNGKIPLLEIEPGKYLAESNAILLYLSEGTEFLPYDRFLRAQVLQWLFFEQNSHEPFIATSRFLISILGKPEEHQETMKSRREKGYAALKVMENHLSDRSFFVGDRYTIADIALFAYTHVADEGGFDLTQFPAIQAWIERVKSQPGYITIHQE; this is encoded by the coding sequence ATGGAAACATTGCGGCTGTACGATTTTTTACCTTCAGGTAATGGCTATAAGATTCGTCTTCTCTTGACGCAAATCGGTATGCCATTTGAGAGAATTGAACTCAACATCACTAAAGGCGAGACTCGAACACCCGAATTTTTGAGTAAAAATCCTAACGGTAAAATTCCCCTTTTGGAGATTGAACCCGGGAAATATTTAGCAGAATCAAATGCTATCTTGCTGTATTTAAGTGAAGGCACAGAATTTCTACCTTATGATAGGTTTCTGCGCGCTCAGGTACTGCAATGGTTATTTTTTGAACAAAATAGCCATGAACCTTTTATTGCCACATCAAGATTTTTAATCTCTATTTTAGGCAAGCCTGAAGAACACCAAGAAACGATGAAATCTAGGCGGGAGAAGGGTTATGCAGCCTTGAAGGTGATGGAAAATCATTTAAGCGATCGCAGCTTTTTTGTGGGCGATCGCTATACTATTGCTGATATTGCTTTGTTTGCTTACACCCATGTAGCTGATGAAGGTGGTTTTGATTTAACGCAATTTCCTGCTATCCAAGCTTGGATAGAACGTGTTAAATCTCAACCTGGATATATAACCATTCACCAAGAATGA